The Sylvia atricapilla isolate bSylAtr1 chromosome 30, bSylAtr1.pri, whole genome shotgun sequence region CTGAGGCAGCGGCTGGTGTGGAACCTGTTTCCTGAAGCATGTCTGGGTGCATTGGCCTTCAGGGATCTGGCCAAGCACAGGCCATGGGAAGGCAGAAGCCAGTATGACACAATGTGGAAAACAGAGTTGAGGGGGGCTCATCCCCCATTCCCTGCAGGCGGAAGAGGGGGTGtctctccccttcccagggaaaatTCCTTACGGAGACAAAGAATTCCCCCTGGGAGCACCATCAGCTTTGGGAGGGAAGAGGCCAAGCtggagggcagggcagtgggTAGGGAAGGGCTGGGCGGGCTCGTCACATCTTGGGGAAGCTGGCCAGGTTGGCCACACCACAGGCGTTGTTCATGTTGCGGGCTAGGAGGACATAGCCCTTGTTGCCCCATTCCTCGCCCCAGCTGGaaagtggaaaagcagagccTGAGCCTCTGGAAGAGCCCCAGCCACCTGCAATTCCCAAGCCATCCCGATGCCACTGTACCTGTTCTTGATGATCCAGTGTTTGGTGCCCTTCTGTGCCCCATAGCCCACGGCCAGCACGGCGTGGTTGATGTTCTCGGCGTTGCAGTTCTCGTCATAGTACACGCCTTGGGGACACAGCCGGTGTCACCGGGCGTGCCTCAggcccctgagcagccccacagccccccatgtccccccagCTCCTCACCCCGGCTGTAGAACTGGAAGGAGGGCAGGCTGGCGTCGATGCCCACCGAGATGGGGCCAATCCGGGCCACCGCCCTCTTCAAAGCCTTCTCATTCCCTTCGGGAATCTCGCGGTAGCCGCGGCACTTGGCCGCCTTCCCAGTGGGGCTGTACATGCAGCTCTCATCCTGCGTAAGGAAGGCCAGGAAGGTGGAGGTGAGATGGggatggcagggctggagggggatttggggctgtTCCCCCCTCACACCTGGCCGATGTAGGGATAGGAGTCCTCGGAGTCGATGCCACGGTTCTGCCGGACGTACTCGAAGGCGTTGGTCATGTACCCGCCCCCGCAGCCGTCGTTGTTGGCCACACAGTCCACCAGGTTTTGggggctgagggacagcagtttccctgttttcctcttcagctgccCCTCCAGGGCACCCACTGAGCTGAAAGCCCAGCACGAGCCACACTGGCCCTGTGGGGACACAATGGGTGACACCAGAgtgacactggggtgacacCCTGCTCCAGGCACGCCCATCTTACCTGATTCTTGACAGGGGTCACGTAACCCTTCTTGCGCCAGTCCATGGCAGCCGGGGCTCTCTCGGTCCAGTCGGGGACAAAGAGTGTCTCGTTGTGGCGTTGGTGACCACGGGGCACCTTCAGCCCCGTCATTGTCCTCACCACCTCCTCACTGGTCTGGGGAAGGAGCCGTGGTGGGTGAGCAGGTGGGTGGGAGCACCCACAGGTGCTCAGCCCCACTCTCTCCCCTCCCAGGGACACCCACCATGTCACCTAGGTGGTTCATGGCCAGCTCGAAGGTGTGGACACCCAGGGCGTGCTCCAGATTGTGGGTGTTGATGTATTTGAGGTTCTTCTCCCAGA contains the following coding sequences:
- the CTSK gene encoding cathepsin K produces the protein MVSPCPGVLRLLKELCAQPHPFRPRGGLGDKVGVPRGSRMSPGRDIRSRKCPWGRDPWDRRVSAGQDAGVGGHPRDKRRSQGREDVPDRTRAGADSARPAAPREVGGSPRVPPPCPLLPSSLSKPDACQNFPAASKLPQSSSIKAQRPRLPQAPSRRSHRRLRARVQLVPRMWWPVLLALLLPAVLAQLHPERELDTQWELWKKTHRKQYNGQADEVTRRLIWEKNLKYINTHNLEHALGVHTFELAMNHLGDMTSEEVVRTMTGLKVPRGHQRHNETLFVPDWTERAPAAMDWRKKGYVTPVKNQGQCGSCWAFSSVGALEGQLKRKTGKLLSLSPQNLVDCVANNDGCGGGYMTNAFEYVRQNRGIDSEDSYPYIGQDESCMYSPTGKAAKCRGYREIPEGNEKALKRAVARIGPISVGIDASLPSFQFYSRGVYYDENCNAENINHAVLAVGYGAQKGTKHWIIKNSWGEEWGNKGYVLLARNMNNACGVANLASFPKM